The proteins below are encoded in one region of Brassica napus cultivar Da-Ae chromosome A6, Da-Ae, whole genome shotgun sequence:
- the LOC111198917 gene encoding uncharacterized protein LOC111198917, producing MDRDLALTNHRKQSYVTGRCLSSPSSCLSLLHREAEYARISNRNKKTTSSPRLRNLLRRLLFLVTSCGLKNAKPKRLIKFHYDAVSYAQNFDDGFNLRDDDRKGFRSLRTQSLHH from the coding sequence ATGGATAGAGATCTAGCTCTCACCAACCACCGTAAACAATCGTACGTCACCGGTCGATGCTTGAGTTCTCCGTCGTCTTGTCTCTCGTTACTACACCGGGAAGCCGAGTACGCTCGAATCAGTAACCGCAACAAGAAGACAACGTCAAGTCCTAGATTAAGGAATCTCCTTAGAAGGCTATTGTTTTTGGTTACAAGCTGCGGACTCAAGAACGCAAAACCGAAGAGGTTGATAAAGTTTCACTACGATGCTGTGAGTTATGCTCAGAACTTCGACGATGGTTTTAACTTGCGCGATGATGATCGTAAGGGTTTCAGAAGTCTCCGAACACAGAGTCTCCATCACTag
- the LOC125575851 gene encoding probable cytosolic oligopeptidase A, which translates to MKRITTIIATTFVIANTLMATTTTSRASLNLLLRRSPPKLRNSKFFSSSSSCQFRPSTLPKSYPCPIWSSSFSFCLPPRSTSTSLPFRHFSSSPPSMSSAIAAAASSSVSDESLLSSNPLLQDFDFPPFDSVDAEHVRPGIRALLQHLEGELEQLENSVEPSWPKLVEPLEKLVDRLSVVWGVINHLKAVKDTPELRAAIEEVQPEKVKFQLRLGQSKPIYNAFKAIRESPEWSSLSEARQRLVEAQIKEAVLTGIALDDEKREEFNKIEQELEKLSHKFSENVLDATKKFEKLITDKKEMDGLPPSALGLFAQAAVSKGHENATAENGPWVITLDAPSYLPVMQHAKNRALREELYRAYLTRASSGDLDNTAIIDQILKLRLEKAKLLGYNNYAEVSMTMKMATVEKASELLEKLRSASWGPAVQDMEDLKSFAKSQGAEESGSLTHWDTTFWSERLRESKYDINEEELRPYFSLPKVMDGLFSLAKTLFGVDIEPADGVAPVWNSDVRFYRVKDSSGSPIAYFYFDPYSRPSEKRGGAWMGEVFSRSQVMAQKGTSVRLPVAHMVCNQTPPVGDKPSLMTFREVETVFHEFGHALQHMLTKQDEGLVAGIRNVEWDAVELPSQFMENWCYHRDTLMSIAKHYQTGETLPEEIYKKLLAARTFRAGSFSLRQLKFASLDLELHTNYVPGGPESIYDVDQRVSVKTQVIPPLPEDRFLCGFSHIFAGGYAAGYYSYKWAEVLSADAFSAFEDAGLDDMKAVQETGQRFRNTVLALGGGKAPLKVFVEFRGREPSPEPLLRHNGLLAASAPA; encoded by the exons ATGAAGAGAATAACAACAATAATCGCAACAACGTTTGTTATAGCCAACACTCTAATGGCGACGACTACAACTTCTCGAGCCTCTCTCAACCTCCTCCTTCGCCGCTCCCCTCCCAAACTTCGAAACTCTaaatttttctcttcttcttcttcttgtcagtTTCGTCCCTCGACTTTACCTAAATCATACCCGTGCCCCATCTGGTcctcctctttctccttctgCCTCCCTCCTAGATCCACCTCCACCTCTCTCCCCTTCCGCCACTTctcctcctctcctccctcCATGTCCTCCGCCATCGCCGCCGCCGCTTCCTCTTCCGTCTCCGATGAGAGTCTCCTCTCGTCGAATCCTCTCTTGCAGGACTTCGATTTCCCTCCGTTTGATTCCGTTGATGCTGAGCACGTTCGTCCCGGGATTCGTGCTCTGCTGCAGCACCTC GAAGGTGAATTGGAGCAGTTAGAGAACTCTGTGGAGCCATCGTGGCCAAAACTGGTTGAACCGTTAGAGAAGCTCGTTGATCGGTTGAGTGTTGTTTGGGGAGTGATCAATCACCTTAAGGCGGTTAAGGACACTCCCGAGCTTCGTGCTGCCATTGAAGAAGTTCAG CCGGAGAAGGTGAAGTTTCAGCTCAGGCTGGGGCAAAGCAAGCCTATCTACAATGCCTTCAAAGCTATTCGTGAATCTCCTGAGTGGTCGTCGCTTAGTGAAGCTCGTCAACGTTTAGTTGAAG CACAAATAAAGGAGGCGGTTCTCACTGGTATTGCTCTTGATGATGAAAAGAGAGAAGAGTTTAACAAAATTGAACAG GAACTCGAGAAACTTTCCCATAAGTTTTCTGAGAATGTTTTGGATGCtacaaagaagtttgaaaagtTGATAACTGACAAGAAAGAGATGGATGGATTGCCTCCAAGTGCTCTTGGTCTATTTGCACAAGCTGCTGTGTCCAAG GGTCATGAAAATGCAACTGCTGAGAATGGACCATGGGTCATTACACTGGATGCTCCTAGTTATCTCCCTGTCATGCAACATGCCAAAAACCGTGCTCTTCGTGAGGAACTCTACCGTGCGTATCTAACTCGTGCATCTTCTGGTGATTTGGATAACACAGCGATCATTGACCAAATCCTGAAGCTTCGATTGGAAAAGGCTAAACTTCTTGGTTACAACAATTACGCTGAG GTAAGCATGACTATGAAAATGGCCACTGTTGAGAAAGCATCAGAGCTTTTAGAAAAGCTTCGTAGTGCTTCGTGGGGTCCAGCTGTTCAAG ACATGGAAGACCTCAAGAGTTTCGCAAAGAGCCAAGGTGCTGAAGAATCTGGCAGCTTGACTCACTGGGACACCACTTTCTGGAGTGAGAGGCTTCGTGAATCCAAATACGATATTAATGAG GAAGAACTACGTCCATATTTCTCCCTGCCAAAGGTTATGGATGGACTTTTCAGCCTAGCTAAGACATTATTTGGAGTCGATATAGAACCAGCAGATGGTGTAGCTCCG GTCTGGAACAGCGATGTTCGGTTCTACCGTGTCAAAGATTCTTCTGGAAGCCCAATCGCTTACTTTTACTTTGATCCATACTCTCGCCCTTCAGAGAAAAGAGGTGGTGCCTGGATGGGTGAGGTTTTTTCCCGTAGCCAAGTCATGGCTCAGAAAGGTACTTCCGTTAGGCTGCCTGTTGCGCACATGGTATGCAACCAAACTCCTCCAGTAGGTGACAAGCCAAGCCTTATGACATTCCGTGAG GTAGAGACTGTGTTTCATGAATTTGGACATGCTCTCCAGCATATGCTTACCAAGCAGGATGAGGGGCTAGTGGCTGGTATTCGAAATGTAGAGTGGGACGCGGTTGAATTACCATCACAGTTTATGGAAAATTGGTGCTACCACAG GGACACTTTGATGAGCATTGCGAAGCATTATCAAACAGGAGAAACACTCCCAGAGGAAATATACAAGAAACTCCTTGCTGCAAGAACATTCCGTGCAGGGTCCTTCAGTCTTCGTCAG CTGAAATTCGCCAGTCTTGATTTGGAGCTTCACACAAATTACGTACCAGGTGGACCAGAATCCATCTACGATGTTGATCAAAGGGTATCAGTAAAAACCCAAGTTATCCCTCCACTTCCTGAGGATAGATTCCTCTGTGGCTTCAGTCACATATTTGCAG GAGGATATGCAGCCGGCTACTACAGTTACAAG TGGGCAGAGGTTTTGTCTGCAGATGCATTTTCAGCGTTTGAAGACGCTGGACTGGACGACATGAAG GCTGTTCAAGAAACAGGGCAGAGATTCAGAAACACAGTACTTGCACTTGGAGGAGGAAAAGCGCCTCTCAAG GTGTTTGTTGAGTTTAGAGGACGTGAACCTTCACCAGAGCCTCTTCTCAGACACAATGGACTCTTGGCTGCCTCTGCTCCCGCTTGA